The Pygocentrus nattereri isolate fPygNat1 chromosome 2, fPygNat1.pri, whole genome shotgun sequence genome has a window encoding:
- the lamc2 gene encoding laminin subunit gamma-2: MKNAWIFLLAVCVWCPVQGSYRLFSSCVCNGKALYCVRDFMGLRCENCLDNSEGRHCENCKEGFYHQRAGERCQPCYCNAVGSVGQGCNSQGQCVCKQGVQGSRCDQCANGAPITAQGCEPMRQNTCFCNGHSRECSLAQGYTVYSITSTFDQGTEDWQAVTAQTVNPSQVNFRWLPGHHNIEVISKDLLPVYLSAPAQYLGNQVLSYGQTLSFSLRLDRGVRYPSTSDVVLEGAGLKVSASLGNLRTVIPCGRKITYTFKLDEQPDSKWKPQLSSTEFQTLLSDLAAIKIRATFGENGRGYLDDVTLVSARLGSGTPASWVEKCRCPAGYDGDFCEYCAAGYKRRFPGQGRRSPCEPCTCRGGSCDPETGDCYPADETRNGEPCPIGQYENPRQPGSCLTCPCPTGYSCLVAPGTLDVICNCPPGITGSSCQRCNDGFYGDPLGERGMPQPCRRCQCNGHLDPNAVGNCDDFTGECLKCLNNTTGFFCENCLDGFYHSKPADACTACNCNPQGSLSRSCSDQGKCSCTEGFEGHKCERFKSSTCPSCFSPVKSQIEKFAQKLQELEAFFNSMGNGGVYDNKAMEKALSTAEELVQSMQKRADTLTDTEALLYAKLSLLRSTQLKEEGRLQDISRTVNNIASQDQQYTKDVAEIQKLILDIRQNLLKARQDMNQIDFPLRDAEAGINPLTSLVQKAADLAEQHQNEAGTVEQSANNAVSEAEKALAFVGPIITGENNLQPQISSLKNQFNADVALVNKMQKEATSVTDAAQAESKVALDSLKQISALGKTLTTAAPQVDITGLVAKLDNMKDLVKNNVTSYQELQKEILADKKETGDLLNKVKTAQQAQDKLLARANAAKAEADQAMKLFSTLGNVDEALDKLRGFEGKISSSKALADEALSKLPFISGTIQQAVASNAETQAVLGDLGNYKDALDSLDKLNNTLTRIEKMSASLPPSSDLLTTATTLKGGMEGLKAQADLTMDQLTKDKKDAERYRKLAEEVNRDANEVYKGAKDTRSAVTDTLTTVNNLLDLLGKPGSVDEKRVSDLERAIADSRSLVQKDLRPRLIELENKEIQQRAAIARMINDIDTIVMDIKNLEHIYENIPGGCYNTAPNERP; this comes from the exons ATGAAGAACGCTTGGATCTTTCTGTTGGCGGTTTGTGTTTGGTGTCCCGTTCAAGGAAGTTATCGAC TCTTTTCGAGCTGTGTGTGTAATGGTAAGGCTCTGTACTGTGTGCGAGACTTCATGGGGCTGCGATGTGAGAACTGCCTGGACAACAGTGAAGGCAGGCATTGTGAAAACTGCAAGGAAGGCTTTTACCACCAGAGAGCAGGAGAACGCTGCCAGCCCTGCTACTGCAACGCTGTAG gcTCTGTTGGCCAAGGATGCAATAGCCaggggcagtgtgtgtgtaagcaggGTGTGCAGGGGTCCAGATGTGACCAGTGTGCTAACGGAGCTCCAATCACAGCCCAGGGTTGTGAGCCAATgag GCAAAACACTTGCTTCTGCAATGGTCATTCAAGAGAGTGCTCCCTGGCTCAGGGTTACACAGTTTACAGCATCACTTCAACGTTTGATCAGG GGACAGAGGACTGGCAAGCTGTCACTGCTCAGACTGTTAATCCATCCCAGGTGAATTTCCGCTGGTTGCCTGGACATCACAACATTGAGGTCATTTCTAAAGACCTGCTGCCTGTTTACCTGTCAGCTCCAG CCCAATACCTAGGGAACCAGGTTCTGAGCTACGGTCAGACGTTATCCTTCTCTCTGCGCCTGGACAGAGGCGTCCGCTATCCCTCTACCTCAGATGTTGTGTTAGAGGGAGCTGGACTGAAAGTTTCTGCCTCGCTGGGAAACCTGAGGACCGTCATACCATGTGGAAGGAAAATCACCTACACATTCAA GTTGGATGAACAGCCTGACAGCAAATGGAAACCCCAGCTCTCATCTACAGAGTTTCAAACACTTTTGAGCGACCTTGCAGCCATTAAGATCCGGGCCACATTTGGGGAAAATG GACGTGGTTATCTGGACGATGTTACTCTGGTTTCTGCTCGGTTGGGTTCTGGCACCCCTGCAAGTTGGGTGGAGAAGTGCCGCTGTCCAGCAGGCTATGATGGCGATTTTTGCGAGTACTGTGCTGCAGGGTATAAGAGACGTTTCCCTGGGCAAGGTCGCCGTAGCCCCTGTGAGCCGTGCACCTGTCGAGGAGGAAGCTGTGATCCTGAAACAG GAGACTGTTACCCAGCTGATGAGACACGTAACGGAGAGCCCTGTCCCATTGGTCAATACGAGAATCCTCGGCAACCTGGCAGCTGTCTGACATGCCCATGTCCCACCGGCTATTCCTGTTTGGTCGCCCCTGGAACCTTGGATGTGATTTGTAACTGCCCACCAGGGATCACAG GCTCCAGCTGCCAAAGGTGCAATGACGGTTTCTATGGTGACCCTCTGGGAGAGAGGGGCATGCCGCAACCATGCCGTCGGTGTCAGTGTAATGGGCACCTGGACCCGAACGCCGTGGGCAACTGTGACGACTTCACAGGAGAGTGTTTAAAGTGTCTGAACAACACCACTGGTTTCTTTTGTGAGAACTGTTTGGACGGATTCTACCACAGCAAACCCGCAGACGCCTGCACGG CTTGTAACTGCAATCCCCAGGGGTCACTGTCGAGGTCCTGCAGTGATCAGGGAAAGTGCAGCTGTACGGAAGGTTTCGAGGGGCACAAGTGCGAGAGATTCAAGAGTTCTACATGTCCATCCTGCTTCAGCCCTGTCAAGAGTCAG ATTGAGAAGTTCGCACAGAAACTCCAGGAGCTGGAGGCTTTTTTTAACAGCATGGGGAATGGAGGTGTGTACGACAACAAAGCCATGGAGAAAGCCCTCAGCACTGCTGAAGAATTGGTGCAGTCCATGCAGAAGAGAGCAGATACTCTCACCG ACACAGAGGCGCTTCTTTACGCTAAACTGTCCTTGCTCAGAAGTACCCAACTGAAAGAGGAGGGAAGACTGCAGGACATCTCCAGGACTGTGAACAACATCGCCAGTCAAGACCAGCAGTACACCAAAGATGTGGCTGAAATCCAGAAACTCATACTTGACATCAGGCAGAATTTACTGAAGGCCAGACAGGACATGAATCAAATt GACTTCCCCTTACGTGATGCAGAGGCAGGTATTAATCCCCTGACTAGTTTGGTTCAGAAAGCCGCGGACCTCGCCGAACA GCACCAAAATGAGGCGGGAACAGTAGAACAGTCAGCCAATAACGCGGTCTCTGAGGCTGAGAAAGCCTTGGCCTTTGTGGGCCCAATCATCACAGGGGAGAACAACCTCCAACCGCAGATCAGCAGTCTCAAAAACCA GTTCAATGCAGACGTAGCTCTGGTGAATAAGATGCAGAAGGAGGCCACTAGCGTGACTGATGCCGCTCAGGCAGAGAGCAAGGTGGCACTGGACAGTCTGAAACAAATTTCTGCGCTGGGGAAGACCCTTACAACAGCAGCTCCTCAG GTGGACATTACTGGCTTGGTTGCCAAGTTGGACAATATGAAGGATTTGGTAAAGAACAATGTAACAAGCTACCAGGAGCTGCAGAAGGAAATTCTGGCTGATAAGAAAGAGACAGGCGACCTACTGAACAAGGTCAAAACTGCTCAACAG GCTCAGGATAAGTTGCTTGCCAGGGCTAATGCCGCCAAGGCAGAAGCAGACCAGGCTATGAAGCTTTTCAGCACTCTGGGCAATGTGGACGAGGCTCTGGACAAACTCAGAG GGTTCGAAGGCAAGATCAGTAGTAGTAAGGCTTTGGCTGACGAGGCCCTGAGTAAActgcccttcatcagtggcacGATTCAGCAGGCTGTGGCCAGCAATGCAGAAACTCAGGCTGTACTGGGTGACCTGGGAAACTACAAGGATGCACTGGATTCCCTTGATAAGCTAAACAACACTCTGACCAGAATAGAG AAAATGTCCGCTTCCCTCCCACCCTCCTCGGATCTTTTGACAACAGCCACCACGCTGAAGGGAGGCATGGAGGGACTGAAGGCTCAGGCAGACTTGACCATGGACCAACTGACTAAAGATAAAAAGGAcgcagagagatacagaaaacTGGCTGAAGAG GTTAATCGGGACGCCAATGAAGTGTACAAAGGTGCAAAGGACACCAGGTCTGCCGTTACAGATACTTTAACGACAGTCAACAACCTTCTAGACTTACTTG GAAAACCAGGTTCTGTAGACGAGAAGAGGGTGTCGGATCTGGAGAGGGCTATAGCGGACAGCCGCAGCCTTGTGCAGAAGGACCTCAGGCCCAGACTCATCGAGCTGGAGAACAAGGAAATTCAGCAGAGGGCTGCCATCGCACGCATGATCAACGACATCGACACTATCGTTATGGATATAAAAAATCTGGAGCACATTTACGAGAacattccaggtggttgctataacACAGCACCAAACGAGAGGCCTTAG